One region of Populus trichocarpa isolate Nisqually-1 chromosome 4, P.trichocarpa_v4.1, whole genome shotgun sequence genomic DNA includes:
- the LOC7472564 gene encoding pyruvate dehydrogenase E1 component subunit beta-3, chloroplastic: MATIFQALGGAAAAAAASLTNSFDSKKLLLPSSRRSLAERKASSFLVVRSDGSLNLNLGSSNGRARTVDKLITNAVATKADTSAASSASKPGHELLLFEALREGLEEEMDRDLHVCVMGEDVGHYGGSYKVTKGLAEKYGDLRVLDTPIAENSFTGMGIGAAMTGLRPIIEGMNMGFLLLAFNQISNNCGMLHYTSGGQFTIPVVIRGPGGVGRQLGAEHSQRLESYFQSIPGIQMVACSTPYNAKGLMKAAIRSENPVILFEHVLLYNLKERIPDEEYICNLEEAEMVRPGEHVTILTYSRMRYHVMQAAKTLVNKGYDPEVIDIRSLKPFDLHMIGNSVKKTHRVMIVEECMRTGGIGASLTAAITENFHDYLDAPIVCLSSQDVPTPYAGTLEEWTVVQPAQIVTAVEQLCQKLQ, encoded by the exons ATGGCCACCATTTTCCAGGCATTAGGAGGAGCTGCTGCTGCAGCAGCAGCTTCTTTAACCAACTCCTTTGATTCAAAGAAATTACTTTTGCCTTCCTCGCGCAGATCCCTCGcag AGAGAAAAGCTAGCAGCTTTTTGGTGGTGAGATCTGATGGCAGTTTGAATCTGAATCTTGGGAGTTCTAATGGTAGAGCTCGTACGGTTGATAAATTGATTACAAATGCAGTTGCA acaAAGGCTGATACTTCTGCAGCTTCCTCTGCATCGAAACCTGG GCATGAACTACTACTTTTTGAGGCCCTTAGAGAAGGTTTGGAAGAGGAAATGGACAGAGATCTGCATGTCTGTGTCATGGGTGAAGACGTGGGTCATTATGGAGGTTCTTACAAGGTTACTAAAGGCCTAGCTGAGAAGTATGGGGATCTCAGAGTTCTTGACACCCCTATTGCTGAGAACTCCTTCACTGGTATGGGCATTGGAGCTGCCATGACTGGCTTGAGGCCAATTATTGAGGGTATGAACATGGGATTTCTTCTTCTAGCCTTCAACCAGATCTCAAACAATTGTGGCATGCTCCACTATACATCAGGTGGCCAGTTTACTATACCAGTTGTCATTCGTGGGCCTGGGGGAGTTGGACGACAACTTGGAGCCGAGCATTCACAACGCCTCGAGtcatattttcaatcaatcccTGGAATCCAAATGGTTGCATGTTCAACCCCTTACAATGCCAAGGGCTTGATGAAAGCTGCAATCCGAAGTGAGAACCCGGTCATACTTTTTGAGCATGTCTTGCTTTACAACCTCAAGGAGAGAATCCCAGATGAAGAATACATTTGCAATCTTGAGGAAGCTGAGATGGTTAGGCCTGGAGAGCATGTCACTATCTTAACCTATTCCCGGATGAGATATCATGTGATGCAGGCCGCCAAAACTTTAGTGAACAAGGGATATGATCCCGAAGTAATTGATATCAGATCATTGAAACCATTTGATCTTCACATGATTGGAAATTCTGTGAAGAAGACACATCGTGTTATGATTGTGGAGGAATGCATGAGAACTGGTGGAATTGGTGCTAGCTTGACTGCAGCTATCACTGAAAATTTCCATGACTATTTGGATGCTccaattgtgtgcttgtcttcACAAGATGTGCCAACTCCTTATGCAGGGACATTGGAGGAATGGACAGTGGTTCAACCTGCCCAGATTGTGACAGCAGTTGAGCAGCTGTGCCAGAAGTTACAGTAG